The Echinicola rosea genome has a segment encoding these proteins:
- a CDS encoding phosphoribosylaminoimidazolesuccinocarboxamide synthase, translated as MNTAIKETQFEFPNQTGFYKGKVRDVYMFEDKIAVVASDRISAFDVVLPLPIPFKGQVLNQIAAKFLAATADIVPNWVISTPDPNVTIGKKCEPFKVEMVIRGYLAGHAWREYRDGKRSICGVSLPEGLKENDKLPEPIITPTTKADEGHDEDISREDILATGIVSAEDYAILEKYTRALFLRGTEMAAEKGLILVDTKYEFGKADGIIYLIDEVHTPDSSRYFYAEGYEDRQETNQPQKQLSKEFVRQWLIANDFQGKEGQKIPNMPNKIVNDISDRYIELYEMITGEDFHKADNTDMMDRIRKSIEEHI; from the coding sequence ATGAATACGGCCATTAAAGAAACCCAATTTGAATTCCCGAATCAAACTGGTTTTTACAAAGGAAAAGTCCGGGATGTTTACATGTTTGAGGATAAGATCGCGGTGGTCGCCTCTGACAGGATCTCCGCATTTGATGTGGTCCTACCCCTGCCCATTCCTTTTAAAGGCCAAGTGCTGAACCAGATCGCGGCCAAATTTCTGGCCGCCACAGCTGACATCGTCCCCAACTGGGTGATATCCACGCCAGATCCGAATGTAACGATCGGCAAAAAGTGCGAGCCATTCAAAGTGGAAATGGTCATCAGGGGTTATCTCGCAGGCCATGCTTGGAGGGAATACCGGGATGGTAAAAGGAGCATTTGTGGGGTAAGCCTACCGGAAGGCCTAAAAGAAAATGACAAATTGCCCGAGCCCATCATCACCCCTACCACCAAGGCAGATGAAGGGCATGATGAGGACATCAGCAGAGAGGACATTTTGGCCACTGGCATCGTCAGTGCCGAGGATTACGCCATTCTGGAAAAATATACCCGGGCGCTTTTTCTCAGAGGTACTGAAATGGCCGCCGAAAAAGGGCTCATCCTTGTGGACACCAAATATGAATTTGGAAAAGCAGATGGTATTATCTACCTGATCGATGAAGTGCATACACCGGATTCCTCGCGATATTTCTATGCCGAAGGATATGAAGATAGGCAAGAGACCAATCAGCCCCAAAAGCAACTTTCCAAAGAATTTGTACGGCAATGGCTAATTGCCAATGATTTCCAAGGCAAAGAAGGCCAGAAAATCCCCAATATGCCCAATAAAATTGTAAATGATATTTCCGACCGTTATATTGAGCTTTATGAGATGATTACTGGTGAGGATTTCCATAAAGCAGACAATACCGATATGATGGACAGGATAAGGAAATCCATTGAAGAACACATTTGA
- a CDS encoding STAS domain-containing protein — MKYAVDKKEQYVIFTLQEEKLDSPLSPVLKSELLTVHAEGYKNLVLDMSHVKYADSSGLSALLVGHRAFSEDGGIFIISAPQDHVTKLIKISMLDKVMNVVDSIEIAADKIFMHEIDGNKEEEEEEN; from the coding sequence ATGAAATACGCAGTAGATAAAAAAGAGCAATACGTAATATTTACCTTGCAGGAAGAAAAGTTGGATTCCCCGCTTTCTCCCGTGCTCAAGTCAGAACTATTGACCGTCCATGCTGAGGGCTATAAAAACCTCGTCCTGGACATGAGCCACGTAAAGTATGCCGACTCCAGCGGACTGAGTGCCTTATTGGTGGGACACCGTGCTTTTAGCGAAGACGGCGGCATCTTTATCATCTCAGCCCCCCAAGACCATGTCACCAAACTTATCAAAATCTCCATGCTGGACAAAGTCATGAATGTAGTGGACTCGATCGAAATTGCAGCTGACAAGATCTTTATGCACGAGATCGATGGAAATAAGGAAGAGGAAGAAGAGGAAAACTAA
- a CDS encoding ribonuclease Z: MEFSVTILGANSAIPAHDRNQTSQIITLGSKLLMIDCGEATQIQLQRFKIRSFKIDHIFISHLHGDHYLGLMGVISTFHLNKRKTPLTIYGPRGLDEIITTQLKYGNTKLNYPLHFVRTDPDQKQLLVDAKKFMVYSFPLKHRLPCTGFLVVEKPGLRHIIKEKLLEQPLSIPAINVLKHGKDYTDKEGNVFTVEEFTRPPNPIRKYAFCSDTIFDQTLVPYLKEVDLLYHESTFMEAECARAEETYHCTASQAATIAKKANVKQLLLGHYSTRYVELEPLWEEASQVFDRCQLSIEGETYHL; the protein is encoded by the coding sequence TTGGAATTTTCGGTTACCATTTTAGGGGCTAATTCGGCCATTCCTGCCCACGACAGGAACCAGACTTCCCAGATCATCACCCTAGGTAGTAAATTGCTGATGATCGACTGTGGGGAGGCCACCCAAATCCAGTTGCAGCGCTTCAAAATACGGTCGTTTAAGATCGATCACATCTTTATATCACACTTACATGGAGATCACTACCTCGGACTGATGGGCGTGATCTCCACCTTTCACCTTAACAAGCGCAAAACCCCACTGACCATTTACGGCCCCCGAGGATTGGACGAGATCATCACCACCCAACTTAAATACGGCAATACGAAGCTTAATTATCCCCTTCATTTTGTCCGGACAGATCCCGACCAGAAGCAGTTGCTGGTGGATGCCAAAAAGTTTATGGTCTATAGTTTTCCGCTAAAACACCGTTTGCCCTGCACGGGCTTTCTGGTGGTGGAAAAACCCGGTCTCCGGCATATCATCAAGGAAAAGCTCTTGGAGCAACCTTTAAGCATCCCTGCCATCAACGTCCTCAAACACGGTAAGGACTATACCGATAAAGAAGGCAATGTATTTACCGTCGAGGAATTTACCCGTCCACCAAATCCGATCCGGAAATATGCCTTCTGCTCGGACACCATTTTCGACCAAACGCTGGTGCCGTACCTGAAAGAAGTGGATTTGCTGTACCATGAATCCACCTTTATGGAAGCCGAGTGTGCCAGGGCCGAGGAGACCTATCACTGTACCGCCAGCCAAGCCGCTACCATCGCCAAAAAGGCCAATGTCAAGCAATTGCTCTTGGGCCACTATTCCACACGCTATGTGGAGCTGGAGCCCTTATGGGAGGAAGCAAGCCAGGTATTTGACCGCTGCCAGCTCAGCATCGAAGGAGAAACCTATCACCTTTAG
- a CDS encoding queuosine precursor transporter — MSATNDQTFQSKKTTLFIVLSGIFLTNAILAEIIGVKIFSGEATVGLEPAHWTFFGEYVLDFNLTAGAVIWPVVFITTDIINEYFGKKGVRKISFLTAGFIAYAFIFIAIVTALPPAAFWLDVNSTDPNGNPFNIEYAFDVIFRQGLGIIIGSLTAFLLGQLIDVFVFQKLRKITGAKMIWLRATGSTLVSQLIDSFVVLGIAFYVFGNWSIEQLISVGIINYIYKFTVAIILTPLLYLGHNIIDNYLGKEYAERMAEEAAGNTSF, encoded by the coding sequence ATGTCAGCCACCAACGACCAAACTTTCCAAAGCAAAAAAACCACCCTTTTTATCGTGCTCAGTGGCATATTTCTGACCAATGCCATCCTGGCCGAAATCATCGGAGTGAAAATATTTTCTGGGGAAGCCACCGTGGGCCTGGAGCCCGCCCATTGGACATTCTTTGGGGAATATGTGCTGGACTTTAACCTTACCGCTGGAGCGGTGATCTGGCCGGTGGTCTTTATCACCACGGACATCATCAATGAGTATTTTGGCAAAAAAGGAGTACGCAAAATCAGTTTCCTCACGGCGGGCTTTATTGCCTATGCGTTTATTTTCATTGCCATCGTTACCGCCTTGCCTCCGGCAGCATTCTGGCTGGATGTCAACAGCACTGATCCCAATGGCAACCCGTTCAACATAGAATATGCCTTTGATGTCATCTTCCGGCAAGGTTTGGGAATCATCATCGGCTCCTTGACTGCATTCTTGTTGGGGCAGCTGATTGACGTGTTTGTCTTCCAAAAACTCCGCAAAATCACCGGTGCCAAAATGATCTGGCTACGTGCCACCGGCTCCACCTTGGTCTCCCAGCTGATCGACTCTTTCGTGGTACTGGGCATCGCTTTTTATGTCTTTGGCAACTGGTCCATCGAGCAGCTGATCTCCGTGGGCATCATCAACTACATTTACAAATTTACCGTCGCCATCATCCTCACGCCCCTACTCTACCTCGGACACAATATCATCGACAACTACCTCGGCAAAGAATACGCCGAACGAATGGCTGAAGAAGCCGCTGGGAACACTTCTTTTTGA
- a CDS encoding DUF1330 domain-containing protein gives MSKHLDARPEAGKEFYQTFHDKGKVVMLNLLKFRATADYTNLEELKPGKEISGEDAYQLYMESTLPELKKAGSRIIYYGKSRHFLIGPGSERWDAVLLVEHESVLKFMELAQSPDYLKKAGHRTAALEDSRLLPSNEMKDYM, from the coding sequence ATGAGCAAACACCTTGATGCAAGGCCTGAAGCAGGGAAGGAATTTTATCAGACCTTTCACGACAAAGGAAAAGTAGTGATGCTGAACTTACTTAAATTTAGGGCAACAGCTGACTATACCAACTTAGAAGAATTAAAACCTGGCAAGGAAATCAGCGGAGAAGATGCTTACCAATTGTATATGGAAAGTACTTTACCTGAATTAAAGAAAGCAGGAAGCCGGATTATCTATTATGGAAAGAGCCGACACTTTCTGATTGGCCCCGGCTCTGAAAGATGGGATGCCGTTCTGTTAGTTGAACACGAGTCTGTTTTGAAGTTCATGGAATTGGCCCAAAGTCCGGACTATCTAAAAAAAGCGGGACACCGAACAGCAGCATTGGAAGATTCTAGGTTATTACCATCAAATGAAATGAAAGACTATATGTAG
- a CDS encoding DUF488 domain-containing protein, protein MIELLGGEVEKLRLQKLLFLYTEKKPQAEYDFIPYKYGCYSYSAKADVNTMIKKGYLIETENKYSKMDTYNYFEKLKQTDATLLQQVVSDYGQMSSNALIKHTYLNFPFYAIRSTIANEILPGQLYERIEKAMPKDEETTLFTIGYEGISLEKYLQKLVKNNVKLLVDVRKNPLSMKFGFSKTLLKRYCNSLGIEYLHIPEVGINSDKRQKLEVQADYDRLFADYKKTTLSETSKSQEQILGSLRQYKRIALTCFEAEPCQCHRSHLAEALMKSPDFSYSLKHL, encoded by the coding sequence TTGATCGAGCTACTTGGTGGAGAAGTAGAAAAATTACGTTTACAAAAACTACTATTTCTATACACAGAGAAAAAGCCGCAGGCTGAGTACGATTTTATACCATATAAATATGGTTGTTATTCTTACTCTGCAAAAGCCGATGTAAATACCATGATCAAAAAAGGGTATTTGATTGAGACGGAAAACAAGTATTCTAAAATGGACACTTACAACTATTTTGAAAAGTTGAAACAAACAGACGCAACACTATTGCAACAAGTAGTCTCCGATTATGGACAAATGAGCAGCAATGCACTAATCAAGCATACCTATTTAAATTTCCCTTTTTATGCCATTCGGAGTACCATTGCCAATGAAATATTGCCAGGACAATTATATGAACGTATAGAAAAAGCAATGCCTAAAGATGAAGAAACTACTCTGTTCACAATTGGCTACGAAGGTATCTCCCTAGAAAAATACTTGCAAAAGCTTGTCAAGAATAATGTCAAGCTTTTAGTTGATGTTCGAAAAAATCCGCTGAGTATGAAGTTTGGATTTAGCAAAACATTGTTAAAGAGGTATTGTAACAGCTTGGGCATTGAATATTTACACATTCCTGAAGTAGGTATTAACTCAGACAAACGGCAAAAATTGGAAGTACAAGCAGATTATGATCGATTGTTTGCCGATTACAAAAAAACAACATTGTCTGAAACGAGCAAATCACAGGAGCAAATTTTAGGATCATTAAGACAATACAAGCGAATTGCACTTACCTGTTTTGAAGCAGAACCATGTCAGTGTCATCGTTCACATTTAGCAGAAGCTTTAATGAAGTCTCCAGACTTTAGTTATTCATTAAAACATCTGTAA
- a CDS encoding PLD nuclease N-terminal domain-containing protein, protein MYCLIDILKNRFEQNDKLIWALAVIFLPLLGSVLYLIIGKNKKLEQTEN, encoded by the coding sequence ATATATTGCCTAATCGACATTTTAAAAAATAGGTTCGAGCAAAATGACAAGTTGATTTGGGCATTGGCAGTGATATTTCTTCCGCTATTGGGATCAGTCCTATACCTAATCATCGGTAAAAATAAAAAACTAGAACAAACAGAAAATTAG
- a CDS encoding bile acid:sodium symporter family protein has product MSQLKKILTKAGLNGFFLALIGTIVLANIFPELGAEDSMIPFKEITHYGVSVIFFFYGVKMDPVKLKAGLANWRLHLLIQSTTFLVFPAVVMMVKTIVGAGDDPMWLGALYLSALPSTVSASVVMVSIAGGNIPAAIFNASISSMVGIFITPIWMELFLEGSEMTFDLLNTFWQLSLQVLFPVMGGFLLHRVLGPWVNRHSTALKNLDQSIILMIVFSAFSAAVGRGMFEGRSWAFLVGLGGMMLLLFLVMVSLMYGMGRLMGFDRADQITVLFCGSKKSLIQGAAMGKVLFPDPVTFGVVLLPLMLYHALQLVTGSIIAQQLAERGKKGQ; this is encoded by the coding sequence ATGAGTCAACTTAAAAAGATCCTCACCAAAGCCGGTCTCAACGGTTTTTTTCTGGCCTTGATAGGGACAATTGTCTTGGCCAATATATTCCCAGAGTTGGGGGCAGAGGACAGCATGATTCCGTTTAAGGAGATCACGCATTATGGGGTGTCGGTGATATTTTTCTTTTATGGCGTAAAGATGGATCCTGTAAAGCTAAAAGCCGGATTGGCCAATTGGCGATTGCACCTGCTGATCCAGAGCACCACTTTTCTGGTGTTTCCGGCGGTGGTCATGATGGTGAAGACCATCGTCGGCGCAGGCGATGATCCCATGTGGCTGGGAGCGCTGTACCTTTCGGCATTGCCATCCACGGTATCGGCATCGGTGGTCATGGTATCCATCGCGGGGGGCAATATCCCCGCCGCCATCTTCAATGCCAGCATTTCCAGCATGGTAGGGATTTTTATTACGCCCATTTGGATGGAATTGTTCTTGGAAGGAAGTGAGATGACCTTTGACCTGTTGAATACCTTTTGGCAGCTGAGCCTGCAGGTGTTGTTTCCGGTGATGGGAGGTTTTCTTTTGCATCGCGTCTTGGGGCCTTGGGTCAATAGGCACAGCACCGCACTCAAAAACCTTGACCAGTCTATCATCTTGATGATTGTTTTTTCGGCTTTCTCTGCCGCAGTGGGCAGGGGGATGTTTGAGGGGAGAAGCTGGGCGTTTTTGGTAGGATTGGGAGGAATGATGTTGCTGCTATTTCTGGTGATGGTATCCTTGATGTATGGGATGGGGAGGCTCATGGGCTTTGACCGGGCCGATCAGATTACGGTGCTTTTTTGCGGCTCCAAGAAATCCCTGATCCAAGGTGCAGCCATGGGCAAAGTCCTCTTTCCTGATCCGGTGACTTTTGGGGTGGTCCTACTTCCCCTGATGCTTTACCACGCTTTGCAGTTGGTGACTGGCAGCATCATAGCCCAGCAGTTGGCTGAGAGGGGTAAGAAGGGACAGTAA
- a CDS encoding TrmH family RNA methyltransferase: MISKNTVKFIKSLQQKKFRKQEGVFFVEGAKNVTELLHSDFEVTHLLYTAKYQEQHSQLISSCNAASYEVSPKTLESAGSFQTNDAALAVAKLKKNTPFDIEEGELAIALDDVRDPGNLGTIIRIADWYGIHKLVLSSQTADFYNPKVLHSSMGSFTRVSFFYTDLEAYLPQQALPIYGAFLEGEDIHRSTLVPAGIILMGNEAKGISPRLEALVSQKLTIPSFGHAESLNVAIATAVICDNFRRGGH; this comes from the coding sequence ATGATCAGCAAAAATACAGTTAAGTTTATTAAATCCTTGCAACAGAAAAAATTCCGTAAACAGGAAGGCGTTTTTTTTGTGGAAGGAGCCAAGAATGTAACGGAATTACTGCATTCGGATTTTGAAGTTACGCATCTTCTTTATACTGCCAAATACCAAGAGCAACATTCCCAGCTGATCAGTTCCTGCAATGCGGCCAGCTATGAAGTGTCCCCAAAGACCTTGGAGTCTGCAGGCTCTTTTCAAACCAACGACGCAGCCTTGGCAGTAGCCAAGCTTAAGAAAAATACACCATTTGATATCGAAGAAGGGGAACTGGCCATTGCACTGGACGATGTGCGTGACCCAGGAAATCTAGGCACCATCATCCGGATCGCCGACTGGTATGGTATCCATAAGCTGGTGCTTTCTTCACAAACGGCCGATTTTTATAATCCCAAAGTGCTTCATTCCAGCATGGGTTCTTTTACGCGGGTGTCTTTTTTTTATACCGACCTTGAAGCCTACCTGCCCCAGCAGGCACTACCCATTTATGGGGCGTTTTTGGAGGGAGAGGACATCCATAGGAGCACGTTGGTACCAGCGGGAATCATCCTGATGGGCAATGAGGCCAAAGGAATCAGTCCCCGGCTGGAGGCATTGGTTAGCCAGAAGCTGACCATTCCATCATTTGGCCATGCCGAATCCCTTAATGTGGCCATTGCCACTGCTGTAATTTGTGATAATTTTAGGAGAGGTGGGCATTGA
- the tamL gene encoding translocation and assembly module lipoprotein TamL, whose amino-acid sequence MNKTKYINFILALLLLSSCSLTKGLKENEYLIYDVDLKGIKKANEVKVKQLIKQTPNTRVPVINFSPGVFIYNIGAKNYDSSKVAKKMASLQAKQRDIQSQLENDPNNNKLEKRYYKYANRLDDLKKKLNYGNWFMRTGNPKTVHDSAKTAESEKEIQNYLVNHGFFEAEVSTQIQRKKKKMYITYNVAENSPYLIDSSYTKTGDANISRLLEKDSKNSLVHTGQRYNQDNLTKERQQVEDLLKNRGYYTFSKTYIEYNVYKDTVDKNVVIEQVIRKPSFADQHKVYTIDSVIFEISTPTDVISDQEVQKQYDDISYIMYRDRYSEKIIDSRVFIDKGALYNKSEVLETQRQLANLDIFRYINISFDTLGNHITTRIQTQPNEKYQITNQLGASITEQLPGPFFSHSLRNRNLFRGLEIFEFNFRAGLEGVASATAEGGVYRSRELSTSASVIFPQFLLPFSRKGLKRYGRYNPRTRTLIGYNYVNRPEYIREGFNTIIAYNWATRNQRQQYSVNILDANLIRSNLDPDFENRLIELQEQGNNLINSFQSSYVSSISGQVIINFNQYGLWQRNRSSLWRLNFESGGTTINFLNKAHFQNRNLKYFQFLKFQSDFRRYIPLSRKSTFAYRINAGLAVPYGISDGVLPYEKYFFAGGSTSIRAWSPRRLGPGSFTPQTDEEGNFDYRYEQPGDILLEGMFEIRRELFGYFDGVFFVDAGNTWTLKEDPTREGSQFKPKTFVREIAVGTGIGLRMDFDFLVLRLDMGIKAIDPAQPKGERFVLDNLSFKKPLGEKGQTVFNIGIGYPF is encoded by the coding sequence GTGAATAAAACCAAATATATAAACTTTATTCTAGCCTTGCTGTTGCTTTCGTCATGTTCTTTGACCAAAGGGCTCAAAGAGAACGAATACCTGATTTATGATGTGGACCTTAAGGGCATCAAAAAAGCCAATGAAGTAAAAGTAAAGCAGCTGATCAAGCAAACGCCCAATACCCGTGTACCGGTCATCAATTTTTCCCCCGGTGTATTCATTTACAATATTGGCGCGAAAAACTATGACAGTAGTAAAGTGGCCAAAAAAATGGCTTCCTTACAAGCCAAGCAACGTGATATCCAAAGCCAACTCGAAAACGACCCCAACAACAACAAACTAGAAAAACGGTATTACAAATACGCCAATAGATTAGACGATCTCAAAAAGAAATTGAACTATGGCAACTGGTTCATGCGAACGGGAAACCCCAAAACTGTCCATGACAGTGCCAAAACAGCAGAATCAGAAAAGGAAATCCAAAACTACTTGGTAAACCATGGATTTTTCGAGGCGGAAGTGAGTACGCAAATACAGCGGAAAAAGAAAAAAATGTACATCACCTATAATGTAGCGGAAAACAGCCCCTACTTAATAGACAGCAGCTATACCAAAACCGGTGATGCCAATATTTCCCGTTTGTTGGAAAAGGACAGTAAAAACAGCCTTGTGCATACGGGTCAACGCTACAACCAAGACAACCTTACGAAAGAGCGCCAGCAAGTCGAGGACTTGCTCAAAAACCGAGGGTACTATACGTTCTCCAAAACCTATATCGAATACAATGTCTATAAAGATACAGTGGACAAAAATGTGGTGATCGAACAGGTCATCCGAAAACCCTCCTTTGCAGATCAGCACAAGGTTTATACGATCGATTCGGTGATCTTTGAGATTTCTACTCCTACAGATGTTATTTCGGACCAAGAAGTGCAAAAGCAATATGATGACATCTCATACATCATGTACCGTGACCGCTATTCGGAAAAAATCATTGATTCAAGGGTCTTTATCGATAAAGGTGCACTATACAACAAGTCCGAAGTACTGGAAACCCAGCGGCAACTGGCCAATTTGGATATTTTCCGCTATATCAATATTTCTTTCGATACACTGGGCAACCACATTACCACGCGGATACAGACTCAGCCCAATGAAAAATACCAAATCACCAACCAATTGGGTGCCAGTATCACGGAACAACTACCAGGGCCGTTTTTTAGCCACTCGCTGCGAAACAGAAACCTCTTTCGTGGGCTGGAGATCTTTGAGTTTAACTTCCGGGCCGGTCTGGAAGGAGTGGCATCGGCAACGGCGGAAGGCGGTGTTTACCGTAGCCGAGAGCTCAGCACTTCGGCATCGGTCATTTTCCCACAATTTTTGCTCCCATTTAGCAGAAAAGGGCTCAAACGCTACGGGCGGTACAATCCCCGAACCAGAACACTGATCGGGTACAATTATGTAAACCGTCCGGAATATATCCGGGAGGGTTTCAACACGATAATAGCCTATAATTGGGCTACACGCAACCAACGGCAACAATACAGTGTAAATATCCTGGATGCCAACCTGATCAGATCCAATCTGGATCCAGACTTTGAGAATCGCCTGATAGAGCTCCAAGAGCAAGGTAACAACTTGATCAATTCCTTTCAGTCTTCGTATGTCAGCAGTATTTCCGGTCAGGTGATCATCAACTTCAACCAGTATGGCCTATGGCAAAGAAACCGGTCTTCCCTATGGCGACTTAACTTCGAAAGCGGCGGAACCACTATCAACTTCCTGAACAAAGCGCATTTCCAAAACCGAAACTTAAAATACTTCCAGTTTCTAAAATTCCAGTCAGACTTCAGAAGATACATTCCCCTCAGTAGAAAAAGCACATTTGCCTATCGCATCAATGCGGGACTGGCTGTTCCCTATGGCATAAGTGATGGAGTACTGCCGTATGAAAAATACTTCTTTGCAGGAGGAAGTACCAGTATTCGGGCCTGGTCGCCAAGACGTTTGGGCCCTGGGTCATTCACCCCCCAGACAGATGAAGAAGGGAATTTTGATTACCGGTATGAGCAGCCGGGAGACATTTTGCTAGAGGGAATGTTTGAGATCAGGCGTGAGCTATTTGGGTACTTTGACGGGGTGTTTTTTGTAGATGCGGGGAACACGTGGACCCTAAAAGAAGACCCCACAAGGGAAGGCTCCCAGTTTAAACCAAAGACTTTCGTCCGTGAAATTGCCGTGGGTACGGGGATCGGACTGCGGATGGATTTTGATTTTTTGGTACTCAGATTGGACATGGGGATCAAGGCCATCGACCCGGCTCAGCCAAAGGGAGAGCGTTTTGTTCTCGACAACCTTTCGTTTAAGAAACCTTTGGGCGAAAAAGGTCAAACCGTATTTAACATTGGTATTGGATATCCTTTCTAA
- the hemF gene encoding oxygen-dependent coproporphyrinogen oxidase — protein MSKSISKEQISEAFKDIQDHICQELEAGDGKAKFHEDLWKRAAGGGGRTRIIKDGNIIAKGGVAFSAVHGPTPDKILKKLKLEKADFYATGVSIVIHPNSPMVPIIHMNIRYFEMSNGTYWFGGGIDLTPHYVDKGDARYFHQQIKAVCDQYNPEFYPKYKRWADDYFYLPHREETRGVGGIFFDRLTATEANSFESIYEFVKSIGFLFPKIYRHFMAKNAALPFGENEQKWQALRRGRYVEFNLVWDAGTKFGLDTNGRTESILMSMPPVAEWEYMNIPEEGSKEAETLGLLKKDIDWINL, from the coding sequence ATGTCAAAAAGCATCAGCAAAGAGCAGATTTCAGAAGCGTTCAAAGACATACAAGACCACATTTGCCAAGAACTGGAAGCAGGGGACGGCAAAGCCAAATTTCACGAAGACCTCTGGAAAAGAGCGGCAGGTGGCGGTGGCCGCACACGGATCATCAAGGATGGAAACATCATTGCCAAAGGCGGCGTGGCCTTTTCTGCTGTCCATGGTCCCACACCAGATAAAATCCTGAAAAAACTAAAACTGGAAAAGGCCGATTTCTATGCTACCGGTGTATCCATCGTGATCCACCCAAACAGCCCCATGGTACCAATCATCCATATGAACATCCGGTATTTTGAGATGAGCAACGGCACCTATTGGTTTGGAGGCGGAATAGACCTTACGCCACACTACGTGGACAAGGGAGACGCGCGGTACTTTCACCAACAAATAAAAGCGGTCTGCGACCAGTACAACCCTGAATTCTACCCAAAATATAAAAGGTGGGCGGATGATTATTTTTACCTCCCCCACCGTGAGGAAACAAGGGGCGTTGGAGGTATTTTCTTTGACCGCCTGACGGCAACAGAAGCCAACTCATTTGAATCTATTTATGAATTTGTAAAATCCATTGGCTTCCTCTTTCCAAAAATTTACCGTCACTTTATGGCCAAGAATGCCGCATTGCCATTTGGTGAAAACGAGCAAAAATGGCAAGCCTTGAGAAGGGGACGCTACGTGGAATTCAACCTTGTTTGGGATGCAGGGACGAAGTTTGGGCTGGACACGAATGGCCGCACTGAAAGCATTCTTATGAGTATGCCTCCCGTGGCAGAATGGGAATACATGAACATTCCGGAAGAAGGCAGTAAAGAGGCGGAAACGCTTGGATTACTGAAAAAAGATATTGACTGGATTAACCTATAA
- a CDS encoding phosphatase PAP2 family protein yields MIETLKHWDEELFLFLNAQHLDWLDPIMFGISGKLIWLPFYALLVYLIIRNAGKGSIWIFIGIALAILFSDQIASGFMKPFFERPRPCHDPRWEGIMFNYKHCGGMYGFASSHASNTFSLATYLLVTFHRKVKGFGWMFLWAALVSYSRIYLGVHYPADVLVGAVVGMISAFVAWWLVVKIKMTTIRKVEEMDEQEE; encoded by the coding sequence GTGATAGAAACACTGAAACATTGGGATGAAGAGCTTTTTCTTTTCCTGAATGCCCAGCACTTGGACTGGTTAGACCCCATCATGTTTGGCATTTCCGGTAAGTTGATTTGGCTTCCTTTTTATGCCCTTTTGGTCTATCTGATTATCAGAAATGCAGGTAAAGGCAGTATCTGGATTTTCATCGGGATTGCTTTGGCAATTCTTTTTAGCGACCAAATCGCCTCTGGTTTTATGAAGCCTTTCTTTGAGCGTCCGCGTCCCTGCCATGATCCGCGCTGGGAAGGTATTATGTTTAATTATAAACACTGTGGTGGCATGTATGGTTTTGCATCCTCCCATGCCTCCAATACTTTTTCGCTGGCCACCTATTTGCTGGTGACCTTCCACCGAAAAGTCAAGGGCTTCGGATGGATGTTCTTGTGGGCCGCTCTCGTTTCCTATTCCAGAATTTACCTAGGTGTGCACTATCCTGCCGATGTGCTCGTAGGCGCTGTGGTGGGCATGATTTCGGCATTCGTTGCCTGGTGGTTAGTCGTAAAAATCAAGATGACCACCATCCGAAAGGTCGAAGAAATGGATGAGCAAGAAGAATAG